TCACTGACAGTTGGGTCTGCTATCCTTTCACCCTCCtccatggctgttagctagctacctacaaatgcatttggagttTGTTTTTTACAGTGATAAATACAACAAGATAGCTAATATGAAGTTAGGTAGCAGgtgatatttaattcattcaCTTAGCTATCTATCTATACAGTATTTGAAGTTAGTTAGATAGCCAACTAGATAGCTCAtttagcagctcatttgagttagcctgcactgtagctagttagctaataatacatcggtttgtttttacattttcaaaATCTATTTACTTACTTGAAGAGGTTCTCCCAGAAATGTGGACAACTGGAAACAGGGCAGCAAAGTTAATCACCAGAGGGGTTTAGAGGATATTACTATTGGACTATGTACCCATTTaataaccagaccttcatacaaacttgctCTGCTGAATTCTTGGAGTCACAACGGGCGGCCTAAGCAGCATCTAGTCCATCTGCTGACTGGACGCAGTTGaggaaaatgtacattttattttcAGACAACAGGGTAAAGTGTAGGAAGCATGAGTTTTTACTCACTAGTGTAACACAGTGTGGTTAAAGACTTAGTAACTTAGTTGTAGTCACGATTTGGTTACCTACAAGTACAAacagttttgtttttgttttaaatttacaaaattaaaatgacattttaaatgttttctttactcaagtatgacagttgggtaattttttccaccactgtatttTTATAACGATCCCTTGCGTCATGCAGCCATTCCTCTGAGTAACACCGCTGTCTGAAACACTCATCCAGCCATTCCTCTGGATAACCCCGCTGTCTGAAACACTCCTCCAGCccttcctctgggtaaccccgctgtctgaaacactcatccagacatTCCTCTGGATAACCCCACTGTCTGAAACACTCATCCagccattcctctgggtaaccccgctgtCTGAAACACTTATCCAgacattcctctgggtaaccccactgtctgaaacactcatccagacatTCCTCTGAGTAACCCCACTGtctgaaacactcatccagacatTCCTCTGAGTAACCCCGCTGTCTGAAACACTTATCCAgacattcctctgggtaaccccacTGTCTGAAACACTCATCCAGCCATTCCTCTGAGTAACTCCGCTGTCTGAAACGCTCATCCagccattcctctgggtaaccctgCTGTCTGAAACACTCATCGAGACAGTCGGCTTGTTTGTCATAGTCACTCTGTGTACTACAAATCCTGTGTATGCAACTGTATTGGCTGATGGGGAGGATCTTTTTTAGGGGTGTAGGGTGGAAGCTGTCTCGGCGTAACAGGGAATTGCTGTCAGTCGGCTTCCTGTATAGGTCTGTGCTAAAGCCACACCCTCCCTCTTAATCAAAAACCAGATAACTTGTTTCATGTTCATCAAAGGTGAGGGTGAATTTCAGATGTTCACTGCTTGTATTGGTGAAAATGTAGCCTTCTCCAGAGCCTGATGAGGTGCTAGAATGGTTTGTTAGGGCTGACAATCACATTCTTCTCTAACAACCCCACATAGAGATTGGCATAATTAGATGCTATTTTTaaaactacaatgaccataatgcaCTGTGTGTCTACTTGTCTTGTCTGTTTATTTTACACCTGCTATGTAAGAGACAGAATAATGCACAAAGGTCaatgctatctgggatccttaggacatccctaccctaaacttaacccctacctaatgattttaaatgtcaacttcaaagGGCTAAGGATATCCCAAGgatgtatctctacctgaaaatacatgatctaagtgattgatagttggtattcatcAGTTATAAAGCCTAATTCACTTTaatgaactactaaaatagtgattttgtcagacagcagctataccctttattgactgactgatccattcatccttccatccctcctcagccttcctctcctctaaaGACCGAGTGagggtggagctcagtcagagagctgttgaggcactggttaggaagaacacttctacagccagagaggtgagaggtcacactTGGTTTAGATAGTAAATATTTATGTCCCCTTAGTGGTTCATCACGTCAGCAAAGGGGAATATGTTCCATCATCTATGTTAATTTACATTAGTGCAAATTGTCCACTGATATTGGTGTAATTTCTCACCCCTTTTGGCTGTATAAAAGTTAATTTCCCCTCAGGCACACACATTTGTTCTTTGTTATTACCTgagctactgcctgttcaccccgctatcatccagaaggcaaggtcagtacaggtctaCTAAAGATGGGCccgagagacagaagctgtttttcaatctcaaggccatcagaatgttaaatagccgtcactaacacagagaggctactgcctacatacacagacttgaaatcattggccactttaaggaatggaacactagtcactttaataaggtTTACacatctggcattactcatctcatatgtatatactgtattctatcctattctactgtatcttagtctatgcattactcatctcatatgtacatactgtattctatcctattctactgtatcttagtctatgccgctctgacatcactcgtccaaatatttatatattcttaattccattctttagattgtgtgtattgttagatattactggactgttggagctagaaacacaagcattttgctacacccgcaataacatctgctaaacaagtgtatgtgacaaataaaatgtgatttgatgtatATAGGTCTGGTGTTGGTCATTCtacactctgtgttctactacccaggtctggtgttggagataattccacactctgtgttctactacccaggtctggtgttggagattATTCCACACTGTGGATCTCCtgcatgtattttctgatgtttaatcAGACCACTTGAATGAGAGTATCTCTTGTCACATTGCTCTCAGCTATATGACTGCTCTCTTGTGTGTAGTTTCTGGTGTAATTTCAGGGAGCTTGAccgagtaaaactcttcccacattgatcacagctataaggcttctctcctgtgtgtgttctttggtGTCTATCCAGGCTGTTTGACTGAgaaaaactcctcccacattgcTTACAGCTATATGGctgctctcctgtgtgtgttctctggtgtgataccaGGTTGTTTGACTTAGTAAAACTCTTGCCACACTGATCAcaactataaggtttctctcctgtgtgtactcgCTGGTGTATTTTAAGTTTTGATGAAGATTTGCAAtgtttcccacagtcagagcagtagatagatttcttccctgtgggtttctgctggtgtttcttgagaAATTCTGATCGGGAGAGagtcttctctgcctcgtcagcttcatgatgttgttgaggctccccagaggatccacgatagtcatgtctctctcctgtgtgaatgacaaagtcagacagatgatTAAAGGCCAACAACAGCAGAAATCCACTGTTTATTTGAGGTAAAAGGTGATGCCCAGAGCGTACCCATGAAGTTGTACAACAATTGACATCTGTTAAATGATTTGACAGTTGACagaggaccagggcacaaataataatataaatcaataattttgctTTTTATGCCATCTTACAAATAAAACctttgttcattgaaaattgtgaataactcaccacaggttaatgagaagggtgtgcttgaaaggatgcacataactctgcaatgttgggttgtattggagagtctctgtcttaaatcattttccacacacagtctgtgcctgtagttagtttcatgctagtgagggccgagaatccactctcacatagattGCCaaagcaggatactctgagcgcagcccaatccttCTGATTAAATAatattttcacagaaccgcttgttgcaatttcgaagAGGTTCTCTTGTtaagatatcggtaagtggactggaggcagggcatgaaagggataacagttgtttgtgtcatccgtttcgggaaagtacctgcgtaattgcgcacccaactcaggtgcttcgctatatcacatttgacattgtccgtaagcttgagttcaattgcacacaaaaaaatcatacaatgatggaaagacatgtgtgttgtccttggtaatgcagacagagaacagCTCCTACTTCTtaaatcatagcctcaattttgtcccgcacattgaacatagttgcggagagtccctgtaatcctagattcagatcattcaggcgagaaaaaacaccacccagataggccagtcatgtgagaaactcgtcatcatgcaagcggtcaaacaagtgaaaattatg
This sequence is a window from Oncorhynchus mykiss isolate Arlee chromosome 13, USDA_OmykA_1.1, whole genome shotgun sequence. Protein-coding genes within it:
- the LOC110487390 gene encoding zinc finger protein 271, producing MTSLSYSPPVKEEDVCWTEKEALVKEEEEEKDVTIQKQVEGEAVTVKEEVKAVTVKEEEDSFRVKEEEDVTVKEEEEEKEEDVTVKEEEEENDAFRVKEEEEDAVLGVEDEEGEITVTLEEDEEEKTGELINTSKYRERHDYRGSSGEPQQHHEADEAEKTLSRSEFLKKHQQKPTGKKSIYCSDCGKHCKSSSKLKIHQRVHTGEKPYSCDQCGKSFTKSNNLVSHQRTHTGEQPYSCKQCGRSFSQSNSLDRHQRTHTGEKPYSCDQCGKSFTRSSSLKLHQKLHTREQSYS